CGACCCGAACTCTAAAGAGAACGACAATGTCGCCCAGTCTAATGTCACCAGCCAATACTCGGTGGCGCGCCACGATCAGCGCGGAAACATGGCCATGTGCGACGGCGGCGTGCGCAGCGGGCGGACCAATGATTTTAAGTTCGACGCCACCGTATCGAACAACGCCAAATCCGAATGGGCGGTCGAGCGCAAATTCCACTGGTACCCCAGCCCGGATACGCCGAACTGAAGCACCGGCAACCGCTGGTGTAAGAGCCTGGAAGCGGCTTTCGGAATAGATTCGAGTTGGATATGAACACCTCATGCCGTAAGTTCCTGGCATGAGCCAGAGCGCGACTTTATCCCAAGCGGGCCGGCAGGACAATGAGCCCCCCGAGCCGCTCGAAAATGGCGCGCATCTGAGCGCTGCCGAGTTCCTGCGCCGCTACGAGGGCATGCCGGAGGTGAGAAAGGCCGAATTGGTCAATGGCATCGTTTATATGGCATCGCCTGTGCGACACGATAGGCATGGAAAGCCCGATAGTTTGATCCAAACCTGGCTCGGCACCTATGCCATCGCCACTCCGGGGGTAGAGTCGTCAACTAACACCACCATACGTCTCGGTGTCGATGACGTACCCCAACCGGACGGTCTCCTGCGCATCGTAACCGAGCGGGGAGGCCAAACGCGCCTGGATGCGAAGGGTTATCTTCAAGGCGGGCCGGAACTGGTCGTCGAGGTTGCCGGCAGCAGTGACGAGGCCTTAGCGCATCGAAAAGGCACCGATTGATCCCGCGCGCATTGCCTCTCCTTTTGTTGCTTTTCACCGGCTGCCTGGCTCGCGGAGCAGTCATCAATGTCCAACCAGGAGACAATTATTCGAAGATCGAGGCGGCGCATCCAGGCGACCAGGTTCTCATTGCCCCGGGGTCTTACGCTTTCCGCGTCTATTTGACCCAGCAGGCCACCCCCACCAATCCCATTGTCATCCAGGCGCAGGACCCGGCCAACCCGCCAGTGTGGGACTTCGGAACCACCCTCGTTGAAAATGCCCCTGGCAGTTACACAGCGGGAGACCGTGGCCGGGGCGGATGGCAGTTCAGCGGGGCGAAGAATTACTCGATTTCAGGAATCGTTTTTCGCAATTGCCGCACGGCATCGTTCAATTCCGCCGGCATCCGCTATTACTACGGCAGCACCAATATTTATGTGAAGGATTGTGTTTTCACACAGAATGACAACGGGATAACAGGCGGCAGCCAGGACAGCGCTTTGACGGTCGAATTTTGCGAGATTTACGCCAATGGTAACACCAATGCGAGCGCCAGTTCTCCCACCCATAACCTTTATATCTATGGAGGGACATTCACGATGCGTTACTGCTACGTTCACGACAGCGTTCAGGCCGAGAATTTCCATATCCGCTCGCGAAACGTGACCCTCGAGTATAACTGGTTCGCCCGGGCAAAGAATTACGAGGGCGATTTGATGACCGACGATGATTTTACCGGCGCGGGTCCTTACAGCCAGGCGATGACCCTGCGTGGCAATGTCATCCTCCAGGCGGCGGCGCCGAGCAATCATGGCCAGGTCATCGCCCTCTACAACGACAATAGCAGTGTCACAAACCTGACTCTTTCTTTGCGGGCCGCGTACAACACATTCATCGGCAACGGCGGCAACGCCGCCTTCGTTCACTTGTCCAATGCCGACAAAACCCGGATGAATGTGGAGGAGTCCGACAATATCCTTTTCGGCACAACCCAGCCGTATTTGATTGAGAACGCCGGCTTCGCTTCACTATCAGGCCAGAACAATTGGCTGCAGACCAACGCGGCGCCCGGGATGTTAAGCGGTTCCATTCAATCCGCCGCGCCCGGATTTCGCAACGCGGCAACGAAGGACTACACCCTGAGCACACGAAGCGCCTGCATCGGCGCGGCCAGCCCCTCGGTGTATGGCCTGCCCGGCAAAGAGTACTTTCGCAACGAGATTACCAATCGTTTTTGGCGGATTCGCTCAGCCGCTCGGGATCTGGGCTCGTTCGAAAGCACCAGCACCAGCAGCCCCATCGGGCCCTACGATCCGGTTCCGCGGCCGATGCTGGCTGCCTCGGTCACGGGCTCCAATGTCGTGTTGAACTGGCCGTTGTTTGCGCAGGATTTTCAATTGGACCAGTCCAGCTCGATCAGTCCAGCGGGGTGGGCGCCCTCCGGTCTTGCTCTCAGCACCAACGCAACCGGAGTGAGCGTTATCGTGGTTGCTCCCAGCGAATCCCAGTTTTTCCGGCTGCAGAAGTAACACCCTTTATTCAAACAATTATTTGCGCTTGAAAAGCCTCGGCGATACCACCGGTGCGGTGCCAATCCGAATCACTTCTGCCTCGCCGAAGACGAAGGTCCTATGGTAGTTTTTCGGCGCCCCAGTTCCCGGGATCCCGGGATTAATTGAAGACACACTGCGCGCCCTTATTGAGCCGAGCCGCAAAAAGCGGAACGGCCCTGTTGTGCATGGTTGCGGCCTGCTCCCCTATCCCCCAAACACCTGCCAATGACACACCCTGGGCGCCGGCTGAAGGACCCAAGTTAGCCTACCCCTCCGCCAGAAAGGACAGTGCTGTGGACGATTACCATGGCGTAAAGGTTGCCGATCCGTATCGCTGGCTCGAGCAGTTAGATTCGTCTGAAACGCGCGCCTGGGTGGCCGCCGAAGCCAAGCTCACCGATTCTTATTTGCGCCGAATGCCTGCTCGCGCGGAGCTCAAGCAACGGTTGACAACGTTGCTGAATTTCGAGAAGTATGGAATCCCCTTTCAAAAAGCCGGACGTTATTTTTACACGTATAACCGCGGCCTTCAGGAGCAAAGCCCGCTCTATTCGGCCGATGGCCTGACCGGCGCCCCAAAGAAGGTGCTCGATCCGAACCTTCTTTCTACCAATGGCAGCCTCGCTGTGGTGGGCTACGTCGCCAGCCACGATGGCACTCTCCTGGCTTACGGCGTTTCACAGGGCGGCTCAGATTGGACGGATTGGCGAATCCGCGACCTGCCCAGCGGCAAGGACTTGCCCGACGTGGTGCGTTGGACCAAATATTACTGGCCGGCCTTTTCCCTGGATGGCAAGGGCCTGTACTACAGCGCGTTTCCGGCCCCGCAGCCGGGTCAGGAACTCAGCGCGCGCGATTTGAATGATGCCGTTTATTACCACGCCTTGGGCACGCCGGCTGCGTCGGACCGGAAAATTTATGAGCGCCCAGACCATCCGGATTGGCAATTCGACCCGCGCCTGACGCCCGATGGCCGCTTCCTGGTGCTCCTGGCGGGAGAAGGCGAGGTCGGAGATAAGGGGCTGGAGAGTATTTACGTCGCGGAAATCAGTTCGACCAACTCCGATGTGACGCCGCTGGTTGAGGGTTTTAACGCCGGTTATTTCTACGCCGGTTATGATGAGGGTCTGCTCAATTTCCAAACAACACTTGATGCCCCGCGCGGGCGGGTCATCGCTATCGAGCCAAAAGCCGCGGACCGGTCCTCGTGGAAGGAAATTGTACCACAGGGTCCCGATTCGATGGACTTGGCCTATGGCAGCGTGACGCTGGTGAATCACGAACTGATTGTCCGCACTCTGCACGATGCGCATAGCCGAGTGACAATCTACGGTCTCGATGGGCGCTTGCGGCGCGAGGTCGGACTCCCGGGTTTGGGGGCGGCTTCGGGTTTTGCTGGCGAGCCTGAGGACAACGAGACGTTTTATCTCTACAGCGATTTAGTTACGCCGCCTACTATCTTCCGGCTCGATCTGCAGACTAGCGTGAGCACGGTTTATCGGGCGCCCAAAGTGGCGTTCGACCTGGCGCAACTCGAGATGAAACAGGTCTTTTATCCGGCGAAGGACGGCACACGCATCCCGATGTACGTCGTCTCGAAAAAGGGACTAAAACGCAATGGCTCCAACCCCACTCTGCTCTATGGCTATGGCGGATTCGGCATTTCCATCCTGCCCACCTTTAACCCCGCCCGCATGGCCTGGCTTGAGCGCGGCGGGGTCTTTGCGATTGGCAATATCCGCGGTGGAGGGGAGTACGGCGAATCCTGGCACAAGCAAGGCACCCGCGAGCATAAGCAGACGGTCTTCGACGACTTCATCGCCGGAGCCGAATGGCTCATTGCCCAGCGCTACACCTCGACGCCGCGCCTGGCGATCATGGGCGGGTCGAATGGCGGCCTGCTGGTCGGCGCCTGCGTGACACAGCGGCCAGACCTTTTCGGCGCCGCCCTGGCCTACGTTGGCGTCATGGATATGCTGCGGTTCAATCAATTCGGCCAAGGCGCAGGCTGGGAAGGCGATTTTGGCTCGCCGCAAAACCCGCAGGATTTCAAAGCACTTTATGCGTACTCACCTTACCACAATGTGCGGCCCGGGGCTCGTTACCCAGCCACAATGATCTTCACAGGCGACCATGATACCCGCGTCATGCCCGCTCATTCGTTTAAGTTTGCGGCAGCCTTGCAAGCCGCCCAGGCCGGACCCGCGCCCATCCTCCTCCACGTCGAGTTGTCGGCCGGCCATGGCGGCGGGCCCACCACCAGCCAGCACATCGACGAGACGGCGGATGCGTATGCGTTCCTGCTGCGGAACCTGATGCATTGAGAGTTGCGCCTTTTGCCGAAGCGCTTGCAACAGGCTGTTGAATGGTGTTCATTCTATTGTCTAAACTCGAATGACACGATTCCAGCCAGTGCGGCTTGCCTCCTCCATCGTTCTTTTCTTTGCCTTCATGCTGCGGGGGCAGACCGTTCCGAAGGACGTTCGCGCCTTTGTTGAGTCGCATTGCGTGGAATGCCACGACCCGGACCTCAAAAAAGGCGGGCTGGACCTCAGCGCCCTGAGTTTCACCCTCAATGACCCGGCCACTTTTGCGAAGTGGGTGAAAGTGCATGATAAGGTAAGCCTTGGAGAAATGCCTCCCAGGAAGAAGCCCCGACCGGCTTTCGCGGAGCTGAAGGGGTTTACCAATGTATTGGCGTCGGCGCTGCTGGCAGCCGACCGTCAGCGCATCGCGAGAGAGGGCAGGGCCACCCAGCGGCGTCTCAACCGCTACGAATACGAGGATACCCTGCGGGATTTGTTGTCGCTGCCGTATCTTGAAGTGAAATCATTTCTGCCCGAGGACAGTGAGGCCTTCGGATTCAACAAAGTCGGCGATGCCCTGGATGTTTCGCACGTCCAAATGGCGCGTTATTTGAGCGCGGCCGAGTTTGCCTTGCGGTCTGCCATGGCGCCGCAAGCCACCTTGCCGCAAACCACAACGAACCGTTATTACACGTGGGACCAGGGGGCATTTTTTGGCGCCATCAAGCTCGAAGGCCCCTTGAACAGGAGGACATTCCCGCTGGTGGGTTACGAATTGCAAACGAATTTAATGGCGATGAAGTCTCCTGAGCGGGGAGCGCCTGACCCGCAACGGCGCGAGCAGGAGGCCCTGGCCGTTGTGGTCAGCACTTATGAACCGACCGAGATTCGCTTCAACAGATTTCGCGCGCCGGTTTCGGGCAAATACCGGCTCAGATTCTGCGCGTACAGCATTTGGATGGACCCGCAGTACAAGGCAGCCTCCCCTGGGCGCCGCCCCGAGCCGGTAACAATTTACGCCGATACCCCGCCGCGCCTGTTGCGAGAATTAGGCAGCTTCGATGTGGACCCTGAGCCCGCAACACGCGAGCTGGAGGTCTATTTATTAGCCGGCGAAACCATCCGGCCCGATGCCGCCCGTTTTTTTCGATCGCGTCCGCCGGATTTTCAGAACCCGCTGGCCGGCCCGGATGGGATGCCCGGGCTGGCGTTCCGTTGGATGGAAGTCGAAGGGCCGCTCATCGAGCAATGGCCGCCGGCTGGTCATCGGCTAATGTTTGGCGATTTGCCGATGAAAGATCGCGTCGCGCCTTCTGGAGGCGGGCGCCGCAGGGCCAACGGCACCGTCGAGGTTATCTCAAAGAATCCGCAGAGCGATGCCGAGCGGCTCTTGCGGGGGTTTATGCAAGCGGCTTATCGCAGGCCAGTCCAGGAGCAAGACGTGAAGCTTTTTCTGTCGGTTATCCACTATGCGCTGCAATCGGGCCAGAGCTTCACCGAATCGATGCTTGCCGGTTACACCGCCGTTTTGAGTTCTCCGGATTTTCTGTACTTCAGTCAAAAGCCGGGGCGGCTGGATGATCTGGCGCTGGCCGAGCGGCTTTCTTATTTCCTGTGGAATTCAGATCCGGACCTCGAATTGCGCCGGCTGGCTGAGAGCCGGCAGTTGCATCGGCCCAAAGTGCTTCGGGAGGAGACGGACCGGCTGCTGAACGACCCGCGCTCCTTCCGGTTCGTGGAGGCCTTCCTGGATTACTGGCTCGACCTGCGATTCATCGAGGGGGTTGCACCCGATGCCGAACTTTACCCGGAATATCAATTGGACGATTTACTGGTCGAGTCGATGATCGGCGAGACGCAACTGTTCTTTAGCGAGTTGGTGAAACGCAACCTTGGCGTAACCAATATCGTCGCTTCGGATTTTGCAGTGCTCAACGAGCGGCTGGCCCGGCACTACGGCATTAACGGCATCGAGGGAGTGGCGCTGCGGCGTGTGCCATTGCCGAAAGGATGTGTGCGGGGCGGTCTGCTGACGC
The sequence above is a segment of the Verrucomicrobiia bacterium genome. Coding sequences within it:
- a CDS encoding Uma2 family endonuclease; this translates as MSQSATLSQAGRQDNEPPEPLENGAHLSAAEFLRRYEGMPEVRKAELVNGIVYMASPVRHDRHGKPDSLIQTWLGTYAIATPGVESSTNTTIRLGVDDVPQPDGLLRIVTERGGQTRLDAKGYLQGGPELVVEVAGSSDEALAHRKGTD
- a CDS encoding prolyl oligopeptidase family serine peptidase, with the translated sequence MVAACSPIPQTPANDTPWAPAEGPKLAYPSARKDSAVDDYHGVKVADPYRWLEQLDSSETRAWVAAEAKLTDSYLRRMPARAELKQRLTTLLNFEKYGIPFQKAGRYFYTYNRGLQEQSPLYSADGLTGAPKKVLDPNLLSTNGSLAVVGYVASHDGTLLAYGVSQGGSDWTDWRIRDLPSGKDLPDVVRWTKYYWPAFSLDGKGLYYSAFPAPQPGQELSARDLNDAVYYHALGTPAASDRKIYERPDHPDWQFDPRLTPDGRFLVLLAGEGEVGDKGLESIYVAEISSTNSDVTPLVEGFNAGYFYAGYDEGLLNFQTTLDAPRGRVIAIEPKAADRSSWKEIVPQGPDSMDLAYGSVTLVNHELIVRTLHDAHSRVTIYGLDGRLRREVGLPGLGAASGFAGEPEDNETFYLYSDLVTPPTIFRLDLQTSVSTVYRAPKVAFDLAQLEMKQVFYPAKDGTRIPMYVVSKKGLKRNGSNPTLLYGYGGFGISILPTFNPARMAWLERGGVFAIGNIRGGGEYGESWHKQGTREHKQTVFDDFIAGAEWLIAQRYTSTPRLAIMGGSNGGLLVGACVTQRPDLFGAALAYVGVMDMLRFNQFGQGAGWEGDFGSPQNPQDFKALYAYSPYHNVRPGARYPATMIFTGDHDTRVMPAHSFKFAAALQAAQAGPAPILLHVELSAGHGGGPTTSQHIDETADAYAFLLRNLMH
- a CDS encoding DUF1592 domain-containing protein; the protein is MTRFQPVRLASSIVLFFAFMLRGQTVPKDVRAFVESHCVECHDPDLKKGGLDLSALSFTLNDPATFAKWVKVHDKVSLGEMPPRKKPRPAFAELKGFTNVLASALLAADRQRIAREGRATQRRLNRYEYEDTLRDLLSLPYLEVKSFLPEDSEAFGFNKVGDALDVSHVQMARYLSAAEFALRSAMAPQATLPQTTTNRYYTWDQGAFFGAIKLEGPLNRRTFPLVGYELQTNLMAMKSPERGAPDPQRREQEALAVVVSTYEPTEIRFNRFRAPVSGKYRLRFCAYSIWMDPQYKAASPGRRPEPVTIYADTPPRLLRELGSFDVDPEPATRELEVYLLAGETIRPDAARFFRSRPPDFQNPLAGPDGMPGLAFRWMEVEGPLIEQWPPAGHRLMFGDLPMKDRVAPSGGGRRRANGTVEVISKNPQSDAERLLRGFMQAAYRRPVQEQDVKLFLSVIHYALQSGQSFTESMLAGYTAVLSSPDFLYFSQKPGRLDDLALAERLSYFLWNSDPDLELRRLAESRQLHRPKVLREETDRLLNDPRSFRFVEAFLDYWLDLRFIEGVAPDAELYPEYQLDDLLVESMIGETQLFFSELVKRNLGVTNIVASDFAVLNERLARHYGINGIEGVALRRVPLPKGCVRGGLLTQASVLKVTANGTTTSPVKRGAWIMSRILGEPPPPPPPGVPALEPDTRGATTIREQLAKHRSQETCAACHRNFDPPGFALESFDVMGGWRERYRAIGGGEPVKGIGHNGLRFHFGLGPAVDPSGELPDGRKFQDVVQLKQELLQNRQLLARNMAQQLAIYATGAGIQFSDRPQIARMLQHTLAGGYGVRSLIHEIVQSDLFLNK